Proteins co-encoded in one Anabas testudineus chromosome 8, fAnaTes1.2, whole genome shotgun sequence genomic window:
- the LOC113152282 gene encoding BAH and coiled-coil domain-containing protein 1 isoform X3 yields the protein MEGRDFAAPAHLLSERGALVHRAASRIAPSGHSSVQHAGHFPPGKYYPSHIPMAPHSGSGLMGNSSASFMGTFLASSLGSPPSHPPHPSRPSSSPSSPSFRGGPHSSASQIWFPHSHEAPGYPRFSGSLAHTFLPMSHLDHHANSGVLYGQHRFYDTQKENFYLRGLPSQPPLISANHSLPPMSRAGSGHSQVSCSRDRDAGVGTGLHKGLKEGSVERGVVPVKDKERSSSKQEAKERQQQHHSHQPTQPTHHHHSHPHQQHPHYSQHPQPLEEVNSRALERHKASLTMEYSKEHPQSMGKSLSACLHNGKMQNGDAGAGAGAKASLSSCGGEGTALGAIVGGSSQGRHIGSSGSSRCTKEGVSGEMRISEQPSDCLERGQAPLHHSLPYSVPPPLHMGSAGGGAHPHPHPHAHPHPHPHPGGFTCLQLHPSHPHHPHHSHHTHHHPDFFCPPPSAPLGNPASHDRVPANVGREPKVTGPTFVPSVADLGDKSSGPFQPGNPDCQGVGSGGGGSNAKDKVLEKNEGSVHHGNWHRKQQQQQQQQQQQHAYRKTEKAPDWMQSHHTHLQPSQLPPPPQQQQPQPQHPQQQHQVVQSRSAECINSAVDMDVFRASLPQGPKTSHSVPHSVNSSPYRDCSHSGPPPNSSPLGSKSMGQHSGPGGSCSLQRDGQKVARIRHQQHGRPGPDAPSPAELNQGTSQELKRKMDMSPYGYNNSSGQHHHQQPSVPPWAMRPPHHMSQPEEEQRKSYMELGSTGGQHSQQQQQQPPGMSLPPQQPPPVPPLSQQQPQQQLEPQGPTQGESSAMKSLLKYSNQQQPLLLSQKSPFGGLGNLKSGPAGGSCALQGNKQTLPSRKGPANDNERPDYSGRSRDMGETGHGESEVRQPPVGIAVAVARQREPPCRSADSHPNNRQGRVHPSVKGTPRPMYSSDPTTDDERKRMSGEQIGLTCLDRERDAYIRDNKERVEFARIHPSNSCHGDLASHLMVPGGTSLQSGQLGNPTAHSAHHHWMPRTGSPSLWMTGHSYAGIGHTALHQNLPPGFSAAMPGPLQPVLPLPQDPSAQLVVLPTEPPATHHLDVMEQQGLWPPVYGGRGPPSHMQHPAVYSRSQFLRQQELYALQQHQQLQHQHQHQSYQSQQPQPQSQPQQEQQQQQQQQHHRATHGIDMQHQATHNAQMQKRPNEPSVELEELITEPRTSKPAKPYSYHPPHRNTSPPGACAAHLSPCCQSPSLRPLPKSTPSTPCPAPSPAAAAPHSPAISPSSPQMPKGAESQDKRVEGQPPQDYPESLEPDLPPGYTYPAITIGYRSGPSPQDVQLAEPADLEAVQVEPAPQSLSSLGEELDCQAMVRPLPESISPEEVEQEGEVVADRVLEHREEVEVSVVTAANYVPGEEEVEEQGPAEEEVLVCPPAESPVCEAASCPVPISTEKPERPNAVITLEEDDEVVGEASQVEPAQKVNMTGEQKAALPTIIELDPASPGAPEPQSTDPEGAKDSDQQQITTDDASVDFVCLSPGSASTPSSSQTTVAVSQKPLVPCYWSLELLIAAAFCTDVPPFPLFPFSNPPVSPSPPNSLQGMELLSELADLELQQQTRTCGKNQDEEFLMFGLHSLATLATARALEMGSEEGRSVGSGRHLPARKVLNLRRKCSWTPRNEPVCPAKGSMETMDGPELAMRVKLAELQRRYKEKQKELAKLQRKHDNQKEETPRSPARRGPGRPRKRKPTLTTGPVSSFDGQRKVKSMGAGLALSPEDLGGGGDSQRRKKRLSSRSFEQLSSTQQIKVQGCRKSSFHNTISSKLTADVARFKLKTQAKKNLSMTSSRDKDVSPCNSNPKHRYKNQVTSKVESRRESGGQSDTGASVDSWTGLLRHGHKKESTTLAQSSSCSSQPRARVPRGRRGEIMEEGESSPADSYSSDQEEEEEGSYDTDEGQNYRVQRLRDTTSSSSLTGPSPSSVVKLEANQKARNKKQRQELYGTQNLSGAEGEVKIRKKPPSRMSLATSAKNHRENHWPQAVRQPCASRSKEPRWGSLGTRGSRYRRSMGLATFPTTSERLNKATRKSTVLRGSINKRRSCWSGGTPSSQSIEGSRGRRNKEQQPKGRAVSRLLESFAADEGFQMDGSSFSEEEEDSSCSYNNKCPELPKCVLTKELLTDGLKVLISKEDELLYAARVHTLELPDIFSIVIDGERGNRPRIYSLEQLLQEAVLDIRPESEAMLSEGTRVCAYWSERSRCLYPGYVHRGGSSDEGKQGGVMVEFDDGDRGKISLPNIRLLPPGYQVHCREPSPALLVPSGTTAKRNSCLEQPPISERLPDRLNTTNTVANSQTLMIHKRRPGRPKGSGKNQKQQQQQQAAKNPSSLLDWPTLANTRKRTSDNLFQPNGASRKVLRGKEDNLFPLPQTQLLASIPAKGLFSSSSFEVDSFSSIANGYSSFCTQSTGPGPGLSLGSRSGLYSQKHRPEELVVPRSRKSGQEFLVKLDHEGVTSPKTKNSKALLLRGGCSSVSGIPRTEPYSHPVLLVKDNKKGNASRVELLPKGNASERKSSPSLHLGEYGDLGFSSHRECHSSYSDLDDEEAEEEEERRRAVLSAASGGLRTAGSFLSQLSVSSSSSGSSSSSSSGSLSSSSLCSSDNESSYSSEDEDTSTLMLQSCLSSHRGLLQPSEPSTSSRPHQHTFMGKAVAVSSAKGGPPNQVSNNKSLKRKECTSSTSKPSKELTKKPRMVPDDTSFIPRPKMSTFLAGRQWRWSGNPTQRRGLKGKAKKLFYKAIVRGKDTVRVGDCAVFLSAGRPNLPYVGRIENFWESWTCSMVVKVKWFYHPEETKLGKRHRDGKHALYQSCHEDENDVQTISHKCQVVSREEYECLTRNQKPNSTSSDLYYLAGTYDPTTGQLVTTEGVSILC from the exons CTCCAGGGTATCCTCGATTCTCAGGGAGTCTGGCCCACACTTTCCTTCCCATGAGCCACTTAGATCACCATGCCAACAGCGGAGTTCTCTACGGGCAGCACCGTTTCTATGACACCCAAAAAG AGAACTTCTATCTTCGAGGTCTCCCATCCCAGCCTCCTCTAATCTCAGCTAATCACAGTCTGCCGCCGATGTCCAGGGCAGGTTCAGGCCACTCTCAGGtttcctgcagcagagacagagatgcagGAGTAGGGACAGGTCTACATAAAGGTCTTAAAGAGGGTTCTGTTGAAAGGGGAGTGGTACCTGTCAAGGACAAAGAGAGATCCAGTAGCAAACAGGAGGCAAAGGAGAGGCAGCAACAGCACCACAGTCACCAGCCAACCCAGCCCACACACCACCACCATTCCCACCCCCATCAGCAGCACCCTCACTATTCACAACACCCACAGCCCCTGGAGGAGGTTAACAGTCGGGCCCTGGAGAGGCACAAGGCATCTCTCACGATGGAGTATAGCAAGGAACATCCTCAGAGTATGGGCAAGTCCCTCAGTGCCTGCTTGCACAATGGCAAGATGCAAAATGGAGatgcaggagcaggagcaggggCTAAGGCATCCCTGTCCAGCTGTGGGGGGGAAGGAACAGCCCTCGGGGCTATAGTGGGTGGGAGCAGCCAGGGTAGGCATATTGGGTCCAGCGGCAGTAGTCGCTGCACAAAAGAGGGGGTAAGTGGGGAGATGAGGATCAGTGAACAACCTTCTGACTGCCTGGAAAGGGGTCAGGCACCACTGCACCACTCTCTGCCATACTCTGTGCCACCACCCTTACATATGGGCTCTGCTGGTGGAGGGGCACACCCCCACCCACATCCTCATGCTCACCCCCATCCACATCCTCATCCAGGGGGCTTCACTTGTCTTCAACTTCATCCCAGCCATCCACACCACCCACATCATTCCCATCATACACACCACCACCCAGATTTCTTCTGCCCGCCCCCTTCTGCTCCTCTAGGAAACCCAGCCTCACATGACAGGGTGCCAGCCAATGTGGGACGAGAACCTAAAGTCACAGGGCCCACGTTTGTGCCATCTGTGGCAGACCTGGGGGACAAATCTAGTGGCCCATTCCAGCCTGGCAACCCTGACTGCCAAGGTGTGGGCAGTGGAGGGGGAGGCAGTAATGCTAAGGACAAGGTATTAGAAAAGAATGAAGGCAGTGTGCACCATGGTAATTggcacagaaaacaacaacaacaacaacaacaacagcaacagcagcatgcatacagaaagacagagaaggcTCCAGACTGGATGCAGTCCCACCACACACACCTTCAGCCTTCACAgctccctccacctccccaaCAGCAACAGCCTCAGCCTCAACATCCCCAACAACAACACCAGGTTGTACAATCACGCAGTGCTGAGTGTATCAACAGTGCTGTGGACATGGATGTGTTCAGAGCCTCACTACCCCAGGGGCCCAAGACCAGTCACTCTGTCCCTCATTCTGTCAATAGCTCTCCTTACAGAGACTGTTCCCATTCAGGGCCCCCACCTAACTCCTCTCCACTTGGAAGTAAAAGCATGGGTCAACATAGTGGTCCTGGAGGTAGCTGCTCCTTACAGCGAGATGGCCAAAAAGTAGCCAGGATACGCCACCAGCAACATGGCCGACCTGGCCCAGATGCTCCTTCACCTGCTGAGTTGAACCAGGGAACTAGCCAggaactgaaaagaaaaatggacaTGTCTCCTTATGGttacaacaacagcagtgggcaacaccaccaccagcagcccTCTGTGCCACCCTGGGCTATGAGGCCTCCCCACCACATGTCACAACctgaagaggagcagaggaagtCCTACATGGAGTTGGGCAGCACTGGTGGGCAACactcccagcagcagcaacagcaaccgCCGGGAATGAGCCTACCTCCTCAACAGCCTCCTCCTGTCCCTCCCCTTAGTCAGCAGCAGCCACAACAGCAACTTGAGCCCCAGGGTCCAACTCAAGGAGAGAGCAGTGCCATGAAAAGCTTACTGAAGTACAGCAACCAGCAACAGCCACTGCTCCTCTCCCAGAAAAGCCCTTTTGGGGGGCTGGGAAACCTCAAATCTGGTCCTGCTGGCGGGAGTTGTGCCCTGCAGGGCAACAAACAGACTCTACCTTCCAGGAAAGGCCCAGCCAATGACAATGAGCGCCCTGATTACAGTGGGCGAAGCCGAGATATGGGGGAAACGGGTCATGGGGAAAGTGAGGTGCGGCAGCCGCCAGTGGGAATTGCAGTGGCAGTAGCCAGACAAAGGGAGCCACCTTGTCGTTCAGCAGACAGTCATCCCAACAACCGGCAGGGCAGAGTGCATCCTTCTGTTAAAG GGACACCCCGCCCCATGTATTCTTCAGATCCCACAACCGATgatgagaggaagaggatgagtGGGGAGCAGATAGGTCTGACCTGCTTGGACAGGGAGAGAGATGCATATATCAG GGATAATAAGGAAAGGGTGGAGTTCGCAAGGATCCACCCCTCCAACAGCTGTCATGGAGACCTCGCCTCTCATCTCATGGTTCCAGGTGGGACTTCGCTCCAGTCTGGTCAGTTAGGAAATCCTACTGCTCATTCTGCTCACCATCACTGGATGCCAAGAACTGGAAGCCCATCTCTCTGGATGACAGGACACTCCTATG CAGGTATAGGCCATACAGCCCTGCACCAGAATCTGCCCCCAGGTTTTTCTGCAGCCATGCCAGGTCCTTTGCAACCAGTCTTGCCTCTGCCTCAGGACCCATCTGCCCAGCTGGTGGTCCTGCCCACTGAGCCTCCTGCCACCCATCACCTGG ATGTGATGGAGCAGCAAGGGCTATGGCCCCCTGTGTATGGCGGCCGGGGCCCACCCTCCCACATGCAACATCCTGCTGTGTACTCTCGTTCCCAGTTTCTACGGCAACAGGAGCTATACGCTCTCCAGCAGCATCAACAGCTTCAGCATCAACATCAGCACCAGAGCTACCAGTCACAACAGCCACAACCACAGTCTCAACCTCAGcaggagcaacagcagcagcagcagcagcagcatcatagAGCCACGCATGGCATAGACATGCAACATCAAGCCACTCACAATGCGCAG ATGCAGAAGAGGCCAAATGAGCCCTCAGTTGAACTCGAGGAACTCATTACAGAACCCAGAACGTCTAAACCTGCCAAGCCCTACTCTTACCACCCACCTCACAGGAACACCTCTCCGCCTGGGGCATGCgctgctcacctgtctcctTGTTGCCAGTCACCCTCACTGCGGCCACTTCCCAAAAGCACTCCTTCAACACCCTGCCCTGCCCCCAGCCCGGCTGCAGCAGCCCCTCACTCACCTGCAATCAGCCCTTCCTCACCTCAGATGCCCAAGGGGGCTGAATCCCAGGACAAGAGGGTGGAGGGACAGCCCCCACAGGATTACCCAGAGTCTCTGGAGCCTG actTGCCTCCTGGATACACCTACCCTGCTATTACCATAGGCTACAGGAGTGGCCCCTCCCCCCAGGATGTGCAGCTGGCAGAACCAGCTGACCTGGAAGCAGTACAAGTAGAGCCTGCTCCACAGTCTCTTTCCAGCCTGGGGGAGGAGCTAGACTGCCAAGCAATGGTCAGGCCCCTCCCAGAGTCAATCTCACCCGAGGAAGTGGAGCAGGAAGGGGAAGTAGTGGCTGACAGAGTTCTTGAACacagggaggaggtggaagTTTCAGTAGTAACAGCTGCCAACTATGTGCctggagaggaagaggtggaagaGCAGGGGCCCGCTGAGGAAGAGGTGCTGGTTTGCCCCCCAGCCGAGAGCCCAGTGTGTGAGGCTGCTTCCTGTCCGGTCCCTATTTCCACAGAGAAGCCTGAAAGGCCAAATGCTGTCATCACCTtggaagaggatgatgaggTGGTGGGTGAGGCGAGCCAGGTGGAGCCTGCTCAAAAGGTCAACATGACTGGAGAGCAGAAGGCAGCGCTGCCAACCATCATCGAGCttgaccctgcttcccctggAGCCCCTGAGCCACAGTCCACAGACCCTGAGGGAGCAAAGGACAGTGATCAGCAGCAGATCACTACCGATGATGCTTCGGTGGATTTTGTATGTCTTTCCCCTGGCTCAGCCTCCACCCCCAGCTCAAGCCAGACAACTGTTGCTGTGTCCCAAAAACCTCTCGTGCCCTGCTACTGGAGCCTGGAGCTGCTGattgctgctgctttctgcaCAGATGTACCGCCATTTCCCCTGTTCCCTTTTAGCAACCCACCAGTTTCCCCATCCCCACCCAACTCCCTCCAGGGTATGGAGCTTCTGAGTGAGCTGGCAGATCTGGAGCTTCAACAGCAAACGCGCACCTGTGGGAAAAACCAGG ATGAGGAGTTCTTAATGTTTGGCCTCCATAGCCTTGCTACCCTGGCCACAGCCCGAGCACTGGAAATGGGCTCTGAGGAAGGCAGAAGTGTCGGTTCAGGGAGACACCTTCCAGCTCGCAAGGTCCTCAATCTACGTAGGAAATGCAGCTGGACACCACGCAATGAACCA GTGTGCCCAGCCAAAGGTAGCATGGAAACCATGGATGGTCCTGAACTTGCAATGCGTGTGAAATTGGCTGAGCTACAGCGTCGCTACAAAGAGAAGCAAAAGGAGCTGGCCAAACTTCAGAGGAAACACGATAATCA gaaggaggaaacacCTCGCAGCCCAGCACGACGAGGGCCAGGACGGCCAAGAAAGCGTAAACCCACCCTAACCACAGGTCCAGTGTCCTCATTTGATGGCCAAAGAAAAGTCAA GTCGATGGGGGCGGGGCTTGCCTTGTCGCCTGAGGACCTAGGAGGGGGCGGAGACAGccagagaaggaagaagaggctGTCCAGCCGAAGCTTTGAGCAACTCAGCAGCACACAG CAAATAAAAGTGCAGGGCTGCAGGAAAAGCAGTTTTCACAACACCATCAGCTCCAAACTGACTGCTGACGTGGCTCGGTTCAAGCTGAAGACACAGGCTAAAAAGAATCTCTCCATGACCAGCTCCAGAGACAAGGATGTTTCACCCTGCAACTCCAACCCAAAGCACAGATATAAAAATCAGGTCACAAGCAAGGTTGAATCCCGGCGAGAGTCTGGGGGACAAAGTGACACAG GAGCCAGCGTGGACAGTTGGACTGGATTGTTGCGACATGGACATAAAAAGGAATCTACCACACTGGCACAGAGTTCCTCCTGTTCAAGCCAGCCCAGAGCAAGAGTTCCTCGTGGCCGGAGAGGGGAAAtaatggaggagggagagagctCCCCTGCCGACAGTTACTCTTCTGATCAAG aagaagaagaggaaggcagttatgACACTGATGAAGGTCAAAATTACAGAGTCCAACGCCTCAGAGACACCACTTCTAGCTCCTCCCTGACAGGTCCAAGTCCATCATCTGTTGTAAAACTCGAGGCCAATCAGAAAGCCaggaacaaaaaacagagacaggaacTGTATG GCACCCAGAATCTGTctggagcagagggagaggtcaaaataagaaagaaacCTCCCTCTCGGATGAGCTTGGCCACTTCAGCTAAAAACCACCGGGAAAATCACTGGCCTCAAGCGGTTAGACAGCCATGTGCATCACGGTCTAAGGAGCCTCGATGGGGTAGCCTTGGGACCAGAGGTAGCCGCTACCGGAGGAGCATGGGACTGGCTACCTTCCCAACGACCAGTGAAAGGCTAAACAAGGCGACCCGCAAGAGCACCGTGTTGAGAGGATCGATCAATAAG AGGAGAAGCTGTTGGTCAGGTGGGACCCCATCTTCACAAAGCATAGAGGGCAGCAGAGGCCGAAGGAACAAGGAACAGCAG CCAAAGGGACGAGCAGTGAGCCGGCTGTTAGAGAGCTTTGCAGCTGATGAGGGCTTTCAGATGGATGGTAGCAGCTtttcagaagaagaggaggacagcaGCTGTTCATACAACAACAAATGCCCCGAAC TTCCCAAATGTGTGCTGACCAAAGAACTTTTAACTGATGGATTGAAGGTGCTGATCTCCAAGGAGGATGAGCTGCTCTATGCTGCCAGGGTCCATACTCTGGAGCTCCCAGACAT CTTTAGCATTGTTATCGACGGTGAAAGAGGAAACCGCCCAAGAATCTATTCCCTGGAACAACTGTTACAGGAAGCT GTCCTGGATATACGTCCTGAGTCGGAGGCTATGCTCAGTGAAGGAACAAGGGTGTGTGCTTACTGGAGCGAGCGCTCGCGCTGTTTATACCCAGGCTATGTGCACAGAG GTGGTTCATCTGATGAAGGAAAGCAAGGAGGAGTCATGGTAGAATTTGATGATGGAGACCGAGGGAAGATTTCCCTCCCAAACATCCGCCTCCTGCCTCCAGGATACCAGGTTCACT GTAGGGAGCCATCGCCTGCCCTGCTGGTACCCAGCGGGACAACAGCCAAGAGAAACTCCTGTCTGGAGCAGCCCCCCATAAGTGAGAGACTCCCTGACAGGCTCAACACTACTAATACTGTGGCCAATAGCCAAACTCTAATGATTCACAAAAGAAGACCAG GGAGACCAAAAGGCTCTGGGAAAaatcaaaagcagcagcagcagcaacaggctGCCAAAAATCCTTCATCTTTACTAGATTGGCCTACACTAGCCAACACCAGGAAGAGGACGTCTGACAATCTATTTCAGCCCAATGGGGCATCAAGGAAGGTCTTGAGAGGGAAGGAGGATAACCTGTTCCCCTTACCTCAGACCCAACTACTGGCCTCCATCCCAGCCAAGGGccttttcagcagcagctcatttgAGGTGGACTCCTTCAGCAGCATTGCAAATGGCTATTCCTCTTTCTGTACTCAGTCTACAGGGCCTGGGCCAGGTTTATCTCTAGGCTCAAGAAGTGGACTGTATAGCCAAAAACACAGGCCAGAGGAGCTGGTTGTGCCAAGAAGCAGGAAGTCTGGACAAGAGTTCTTGGTTAAGTTAGATCATGAAGGAGTTACTTCACCTAAAACAAAGAACAGCAAGGCTCTGCTGTTGAGAGGTGGCTGTTCCAGTGTGAGTGGTATCCCCAGGACAGAGCCTTACTCTCACCCAGTCCTGCTGgttaaagacaacaaaaaggGCAATGCATCTAGGGTAGAACTTCTCCCGAAAGGCAACGCATCTGAACGAAAGTCGTCCCCTTCTCTTCATCTGGGAGAATATGGTGACTTGGGCTTTAGTTCCCATCGAGAGTGTCACAGCTCCTACTCTGATTTGGATGATGAAgaggcagaagaggaggaagagaggagaagagctgTATTGAGTGCAGCCTCAGGAGGACTAAGGACAGCTGGCAGCTTCCTCTCTCAACTCTCtgtgtcttcctcctcttctggTTCTTCCAGCTCCTCATCCTCAGGCTCTCTCTCCAGTTCCAGCCTGTGTTCCTCTGACAATGAATCATCGTACAGCTCAGAGGATGAGGACACATCAACGCTAATGCTGCAGAGTTGTCTGTCTTCCCACAGGGGGCTCCTGCAACCCTCTGAACCCTCCACTTCGTCAAGGCCACACCAGCACACTTTCATGGGCAAAGCTGTTGCTGTGTCCAGTGCAAAAGGAGGTCCCCCAAACCAGGTCTCCAACAACAAGtctttaaaaaggaaagaatgcACCAGCTCCACCTCTAAGCCATCTAAGGAATTAACGAAGAAACCTAGGATGGTTCCAGATGACACCTCATTTATTCCAAGACCCAAGATGTCGACATTCCTTGCAGGACGACAATGGAGATGGTCAGGAAACCCTACACAG AGGCGAGGTCTAAAGGGCAAGGCCAAGAAGCTTTTCTATAAAGCCATTGTACGAGGAAAGGACACAGTAAGAGTGGGAGATTGTGCTGTGTTCCTCTCAGCTGGACGCCCTAACCTTCCATACGTAGGTCGAATTGAGAACTTCTGGGAATCCTGGACCTGCAGCATGGTGGTGAAAGTCAAGTGGTTCTACCACCCTGAGGAGACCAAGCTAGGCAAGAGGCATCGCGATGGCAAG CATGCCTTATACCAGTCGTGTCATGAGGATGAGAATGATGTCCAGACAATCTCTCATAAGTGTCAGGTGGTGAGCAGGGAGGAGTATGAGTGTCTGACTCGTAATCAGAAGCCAAACAGTACCTCCTCAGACCTCTATTACCTGGCTGGGACCTATGATCCCACCACTGGTCAGCTGGTCACCACTGAAGGAGTTTCCATCTTGTGCTGA